In the Campylobacter showae genome, one interval contains:
- a CDS encoding GGDEF domain-containing protein, translating to MIKLDNKKSDTVVVKKEDEKAVEGELNIYGFSEAIIKELSEEHIPSIPKNYTVFFEKMLEKQPDDFKKKVGEIIKIEEEISRLEDDRKINIEREVKNSFMQIKSMLQAVGLIYKNLTILRTIIKKRSSILEPNISLLSLQNMFNEFNEDLNKLNSLMGKHIEVIKTSYEEVSRVFKVVEEQSIYDPKFDIYNRKFFLKTLETEVGYIKKYGYESSILLIKTKDESLKDIGSKSRLALLKNISRMLLRTSKRSDILAHYGDGCFAMLMRHTDMVGAQKACERITEMFYETSFILKGEKFEFDMEVVACNLRTDKTVAELLSAALDTLVKTGRDSKRYEILDEKAAK from the coding sequence TTGATAAAGTTAGACAACAAAAAAAGCGATACCGTAGTAGTAAAAAAAGAGGATGAAAAGGCCGTAGAGGGCGAATTAAACATCTACGGCTTTTCCGAGGCGATTATTAAAGAACTAAGCGAGGAACACATCCCCTCGATACCGAAAAACTACACCGTTTTTTTTGAAAAGATGCTCGAAAAGCAACCCGATGATTTTAAGAAAAAAGTCGGCGAGATCATAAAGATCGAAGAAGAGATCAGCAGACTCGAAGACGATAGAAAAATAAACATCGAGCGCGAAGTAAAAAACAGCTTCATGCAGATAAAAAGCATGTTGCAAGCCGTAGGACTCATTTATAAGAATTTGACTATCCTAAGAACCATAATAAAAAAACGCTCGAGCATCTTAGAGCCAAATATCAGCTTGCTAAGCTTGCAAAATATGTTTAACGAATTTAACGAAGACCTAAATAAGCTAAATTCGCTGATGGGTAAGCATATCGAAGTGATAAAAACTAGCTACGAAGAGGTCAGTAGAGTCTTTAAGGTCGTAGAGGAGCAGTCTATCTACGATCCTAAATTTGACATCTACAATAGGAAATTTTTCCTAAAAACGCTCGAAACCGAAGTCGGATATATCAAAAAATACGGCTACGAATCCTCTATCCTGCTCATAAAGACAAAAGATGAAAGTCTAAAAGATATCGGCTCAAAAAGTAGATTGGCGCTGCTAAAAAATATTTCTAGAATGCTGCTACGCACATCAAAACGAAGCGATATCTTGGCGCATTACGGCGACGGGTGCTTTGCTATGCTAATGCGGCACACCGATATGGTCGGCGCGCAAAAGGCCTGCGAGCGTATCACCGAGATGTTTTACGAGACCTCGTTTATACTAAAGGGCGAGAAATTCGAGTTTGATATGGAGGTTGTTGCCTGCAACCTAAGAACCGATAAAACGGTCGCCGAGCTACTATCTGCGGCGCTCGATACTCTCGTAAAAACGGGCAGAGACAGTAAGCGTTACGAGATTTTAGACGAGAAAGCAGCTAAATGA
- the def gene encoding peptide deformylase → MILEILTYPNKKLFVKSLEVKVFDDELHKFLDDMYETMIAKNGIGLAAIQTGEAKRILIINLVDEESKEQRKEDLLEIINPKILRKEGEIIYQEGCLSVPGYYEDVKRAEFITLEYQDRFGQRQELEADGLLSVAIQHEMDHLDGHLFIERIGYNKRKKFDKEYKKQKNA, encoded by the coding sequence ATGATACTAGAAATTCTCACCTATCCGAACAAAAAACTCTTCGTCAAATCGCTTGAAGTTAAAGTTTTTGACGACGAGTTGCATAAATTTTTAGACGACATGTATGAGACCATGATCGCTAAAAACGGTATCGGACTAGCCGCCATCCAGACGGGCGAGGCTAAGCGAATTTTGATCATAAATTTAGTTGACGAAGAGAGTAAAGAGCAGCGCAAAGAGGATCTGCTAGAAATCATAAATCCCAAAATTTTACGCAAAGAGGGCGAGATAATCTATCAAGAAGGCTGTCTTAGCGTGCCGGGATACTACGAGGACGTAAAAAGAGCCGAGTTTATAACGCTAGAGTACCAAGACCGCTTCGGACAGCGCCAAGAGCTCGAGGCAGATGGGCTTTTGTCAGTCGCCATCCAGCACGAGATGGATCATCTCGACGGGCACCTTTTTATCGAGCGTATCGGCTACAACAAACGCAAAAAATTCGACAAAGAGTATAAAAAGCAAAAAAACGCATGA
- a CDS encoding YifB family Mg chelatase-like AAA ATPase, translating to MKALKCATYNDELRLVDVESSFNRGLPALNIVGLAGASIKESAERVKSALLSLNFSFPAQKIIINLSPSDMPKSGSHFDLPIALLIALQKERDFEPIFVFGELGLDGGVKSTASLFSILLFLSAKAQGSRVLIPQEIAQKAGAIPNLEIYAVSNLAEAIKFFLEPEFAASRRVGSVHPLFSNLIKIDEKSFVKNQNFELNFSDVKGQSRAKRACLVAACGMHNVIFEGSPGCGKSMSAKRLRYILPPQSLDEILLSCAYSSLNQQESEFSALRAFRSPHHTSTRSSIFGGGSSSARIGEVGLANGGILFFDELPHFAPQILESLREPLEDYKINISRVNSKITYETKFMFVAAMNPCPCGNLLSKNLECKCSELEIKRYKSRISAPVLDRIDLHVQMDEVSADDKSDVTSESMQDTVLRVFETQIARAQSELNGKLSDEEIAKFCVCDDEASGALDHATQRFSLSRRAINKTLKVARTVADIEGSRIIKKPHILEALSYRVKQEGA from the coding sequence ATGAAAGCCCTAAAATGCGCCACCTATAACGACGAATTGCGGCTTGTGGACGTCGAGTCCAGTTTTAACCGCGGTTTGCCCGCACTTAATATCGTAGGGCTTGCGGGAGCTTCGATCAAAGAGAGTGCCGAGCGCGTAAAATCAGCGCTTCTGTCGTTAAATTTTTCTTTTCCAGCGCAAAAAATCATCATAAATTTATCCCCGTCCGATATGCCAAAATCAGGCAGTCACTTCGACCTACCCATCGCGCTTTTAATCGCCTTGCAAAAAGAGCGCGACTTCGAGCCTATTTTCGTATTTGGCGAGCTGGGGCTTGACGGCGGCGTCAAAAGCACGGCGAGCCTTTTTTCTATCCTACTTTTTTTGAGCGCGAAAGCGCAGGGTTCTCGCGTACTGATTCCGCAAGAGATAGCGCAAAAAGCGGGCGCGATACCGAATTTAGAAATTTACGCCGTTTCAAATTTAGCCGAGGCGATCAAATTTTTCCTAGAGCCAGAGTTTGCCGCCTCGCGCAGAGTAGGCAGCGTTCATCCGCTTTTTTCGAATTTGATCAAAATCGACGAAAAAAGCTTCGTAAAAAATCAAAATTTCGAGCTAAATTTTAGCGACGTCAAAGGCCAAAGTAGGGCAAAAAGGGCCTGCTTGGTGGCTGCTTGCGGTATGCACAACGTTATCTTTGAGGGCAGCCCCGGATGCGGAAAGAGTATGAGCGCCAAGCGCCTGCGCTACATTTTGCCGCCGCAAAGCTTGGATGAGATTTTGCTTAGTTGCGCTTATAGCTCGCTAAATCAGCAGGAGAGTGAATTTTCCGCTCTTCGCGCCTTTCGTTCGCCTCACCACACGAGCACGCGTAGTTCGATTTTTGGCGGAGGATCGAGCTCGGCTAGGATCGGCGAGGTCGGGCTAGCTAACGGCGGGATTTTATTTTTCGACGAGCTTCCGCACTTTGCGCCCCAAATTTTAGAAAGCCTGCGCGAGCCGCTCGAGGACTACAAAATCAATATCTCGCGCGTAAATTCAAAAATCACGTATGAGACCAAATTTATGTTCGTAGCCGCGATGAACCCTTGCCCTTGCGGCAATTTACTTTCTAAAAATCTAGAGTGTAAATGCTCGGAGCTTGAGATCAAACGCTATAAATCGCGCATCTCCGCGCCCGTGCTAGACCGCATCGACCTTCACGTACAGATGGACGAGGTGAGCGCCGATGATAAAAGCGACGTCACGAGCGAATCGATGCAAGATACCGTGCTACGCGTGTTTGAGACGCAAATCGCGCGCGCGCAAAGCGAGCTAAACGGCAAGCTTAGCGATGAAGAGATCGCTAAATTTTGCGTTTGCGACGACGAGGCGAGTGGGGCGCTAGATCACGCGACGCAGAGGTTTTCGCTCAGTCGTCGCGCCATAAACAAAACCTTAAAAGTCGCCCGCACGGTCGCCGACATCGAAGGCTCGCGTATCATCAAAAAGCCGCACATTTTAGAGGCTTTGAGCTACCGAGTGAAGCAGGAGGGCGCATGA